Part of the Blastocatellia bacterium genome, GATGAACTCCACCGGCTGGCCCAGCACTTTGCTGATGACGTGATAGGCATCGTGATCGCAGTTCGATCCGGGAAATACCACAACGCCGAATTTCATGACCGGTCACCTCCGGCGGGAAATGTCGGGTGGTCTTTGGGGGCCCGCATCTTCACTCCAGGATCTCGACCGTAAAGTCCTCGATGACGGGATTGGCCAGAAGTTCATCGGCCAGTCTGACCATCAGGTCGCGGGCGGCCTCAGGAGAGAGCACCGAATCCAGCTCGATCTCGAAGAACTTCCCCTGACGAATCTCGCGGATCCCGTGATAGCCGAGCGTCTCGGCGGCCTGGTGAATCGTCTTCCCCTGAGGATCGAAAACTCCCGGTTTCAACCGAACGTGGATGAGTGCTCTCATGATGACGTCCTCTGCCGCTCATCGTTTTGAGCGGTTCCAAAAACGCGCTGAAAGATGGTATCCACATGGCGCAACAGGCGCTGGAGGCTGAAAATCTCGTCAATCTCGTCGGCACGCAGGCGCCCGGTGATTTCCGGAGAGCGGCGAACGAGGGCGGCGAAATCCGCTCGCTCGTCCCAGGCGCGATGGGCCAGGCGTTGAACGATCTCATAGGCGTCCTCCCGACTCATCCCGCGCTCGGTCAATGCGAGCAGCAGATCCCCGCTGAAGATCACGCCGCGCGTCGCCTGAAGATTCTCCATCATCCGTTCGGGATAGACGACCAGATTCTCGATCAGTCGCGTGGTTCGATGGATGAGGTAATCGGTGAGGATGCAGCTTTCCGGCACAATGATGCGTTCGACCGAGGAGTGGGAAATATCCCGCTCATGCCAGAGGGCGATATTCTCCAGAGCCGCCTGGACGTTGGCGCGCACGACGCGCGCGAGCCCGCAGATTTGTTCCGAGGCGATGGGGTTGCGCTTGTGCGGCATGGCCGAGGACCCTTTTTGTCCCGGGCTGAAGAACTCCTCCGCCTCTCGCACTTCCGTTCGCTGGAGATGGCGAATCTCCAGGGCGATCTTCTCCAAACAGGAGGCGATGATGCCCAGCGTCGCCAGGAATTCCGCATGACGGTCGCGCTGCACGATCTGCGTGGAGATGGGGTCGGGCGTAAGACCGAGGCGAGCGCACACCTTTTCTTCCACCTCGGGATCAAGGTGCGCGAAGGTGCCGACGGCGCCGGAAATCTTGCCCACGCTGACGATGTCGCGCGCTCGCCGGAGGCGTTCCCGATTCCGCTCGGTATCGGCATACCAGAGGGCGAGTTTGAGACCGAAGGTCGTCGGCTCGGCATGAACGCCGTGCGTGCGCCCGATCATGGGCGTGTACTGAAACTCGAAGGCCCGACGGCGTAACACCTCGGCCAGTCGCGCGAGCTTGTCGAGCAGCACATCGCTGGCGTCGCGCAAAAGCAGCGCCATCGCCGTATCCAGGACATCCGAGGACGTCATTCCGTAGTGCACGAATCGCGCCTCCGGCCCGATCTCCTCGGCCACGGCCGTGAGAAAGGCGATGACATCATGCTGGACGCGAGCCTCGATCTCCTGGATGCGCGCGATGTTTATGCGGGCTTTTCGCTTGATGACGTCGAGAGCCTCGGCGGGGATCATCCCGCGTTCCGCTTGAACCTCACAGACGGCCAGCTCGACCTTCAACCAGGTGCGAAACTTATTCTCGTCGCTCCAGAGCTGGCCCATTTCGGGAAGGGTGTAGCGGGGAATCATAGGTCAATCCACTCGCTCGGGCGATCATGAAAAGCGAGACGAATCCGCTGCTCCAGATCACCGCTCAGTGGGGGCTGTCGCTCGGAGAGTGCCTGGAGGGCCGCCAGGCGGGCGATCTCGGGATGATTATTGGTTCGACTCAGGTGAACCAGAGTGATGATCTCGGCTCGGCCGTCGAAATCCTCGCGCAGGAATCGGGCCATCTCATCGTTGGACAGATGCCCGTGACGGCTCATGACGCGTTGCTTGACCGCCCAGGGGTACGGGCCGGCGCGCAACATCTCCACATCGTGATTGGCTTCGAGAATGAGGACATCGGAGCCCCGAAGATGCTCGGCGACCATCTGGGGGATGTATCCCAGATCGGTGGCGTAGCCCACGCGAACGCCACGCGCCGTGATGGTGAAGGCCAGCGTTTCCGCCGCATCGTGGGGAACGGAGAACGGACGGAAGGTGATATCGCCGATTTCAAAAGGGCGCTCGGCTTCGATGAACTCGGCGACAGTCAACGTGTCCGCGGGATTCATGCGACACCACGCCTCATGACTGGCCCGCGACATGAAAATGGGAATCCCCAGAGATCGCGCCAGAATGGGCGCCCCCCGGATGTGGTCGGCATGTTCGTGGGTGATAACGAGGGCCGATACCCGGCAGATGTCCTCACCGATCTCCCGGAGTCGCCGGGTCAACTCCCGCTGAGAGAAACCGACATCGAGTAAGACTCGCGTCGAACCGGAGACCAGCAGAGTCGCATTGCCCGAACTGGAGCTGCCGAGAATGTTGATGCGCATGGTCTGTCGTCCTGGAGCGAGAGCGCGAAGACGCAGAATCGGTCAGTCACAGGCCAGTCGTGATCGGTCAATCTCCAGATGATTCAAGCTGCCGAGCACAACCAGCGCCAGCGATTCGGTATGGAAGATCTCATTGGCCACCCGGTGGAGATCCTCGGCGGTGACGGCACTGATGCACGCCAGGATGCTGTCATAAGGAACTTGCTCGCCGAAATAGATCTCCTGCTGAGCGATATGCCCCATGCGGGCGTTGGAGGATTCGAGACTGAGCATAGTGGCGGCTTTGGCCTGCTCCTTGGCCCGCTGAAGCTCCTCCTCGGAGACGGGCTCGGATTTCAGACGAACGATTTCCGCAATGCATAGATCAATGACCTTGAGAACCTTCTCCGGCGACGTGGCCGCATAGATGAAGAAAAGGCCCGTATCGGTGTATTGCAAGGTTCCCGCGCCGGTGGAGTAGGCGAGCCCGTGATCCTCCCGAATGGACTGGAAGAGGCGTGAGCTGGCGCCGCCGCCGAGAATCGAACTGAGAATCATCACGCTGTGACGATCGGGCGACAGCAACGACGGACAGGTGGCTCCGAAAAGCAACTGTACCTGTCCCAACTGATCCTTGCGGTGCAAGACAATCGTGGGCGAGGCTTGAGGCGGTGTGTCCTGCGGACGGAATCCGCTGTCGGGAATCTCCTCGAAGTACCTGGCCGCCAGCTCCACAATCTCCTCATGGGTGACGTGACCCGCCGCCGAAACGACGAGATTGGCCGGGGTGTAGACCTTCTGCCAGTGAGCGACGATCTCCTCGCGCGTCAAGCGGGTGAGGCTCTCCTCCGTTCCCAGGATGGGACGCCCCAGCCGATGATTCGGCCAGAAATTCCTCAGGAAAATTTCGGTGGCCAGATCATCCGGCGTATCCTCGACCATGCGCATCTCCTCGACGATGACGCTGCGTTCCTTCTCGATCTCTTGCGGATCGAACCGGGGCCGGGTGATCACATCGGCGATGAGATCGAAGGCCCGGGGAACATGCTCATCGAGCACTTTGATCGAATAGGCGGCACACTCATGACTGGTGAAGGCATCGAAGGTGCTCCCCAGCATGTCCGACTCGATGGCAATATCGCGCGTCGTGCGCCGCTCGGTCCCCTTGAACAACAGATGCTCGATGAAATGGGAGATGCCACATTGATCGAGCGGTTCGTGACGGGATCCGGCTCGAACCCACACCCCAATGCTCACCGAGCGCAGGTGATTCATTTGCTCGGTAACGATGGTCAGTCCGCTGGGCAGGACTGTTTTCTTAATCTCCTGATCAACCATTGCGCCGCCTGACAAGAGGCTGAATACTAGCACATCCGTACAAACGCCTGCAACCGACAGATCCGTCCGGCCCGATCATCGCGCGACACTGCGCGAGCGCCGGGCGTTCTCAAGACAAAACGATGACTCCCCGGCTTCCCGGTCAGCTTTTCCCGAAGAAAAATCCCCACAGATTCGCCGAGCAGGGATCGCTCTCCGGATGGCATCAGCGCCCCATCCGCCTATCGGGACTCCCTCTTTCTTCGGTCGAGGGAAGCGTTCTCCCCGGTGAAGCAGCAGCCGAAACGTTGCGCGGGCTTGAAGCGAAAATCTCAGGTGAAGCGGGAATAAATGCCCTCCTGCGAGGCAGGCGACAGATCAGGGAGCAGATGGATGAACTCCCACCCACAGGATAGGTCAACAGGGCCGCGAGAGCCGGTGAAAAAACTTTGCCCTAGGCGCGGACGTCATAGCGGAGGAACGCCACGCAGGCTCCAACGAAGAGAACCCCCGTCCAGAGGATTAACGTCAGAATATCCCATGCGGCCCCGGCAGCCGCTTCCGACAGTGAGGGCAATGGCATCTGGAATCGCGGAAGCTGACGCCGATCAAACGGCACGTGGGCGTAGGAGATTTTTTCAATCCCATTCAGCTGATAGACCCTCCCCTTGTAGGTGAACCGGGTAAATCCTCCTTCGACATGCGCCTGAGGGCGCAGAAGCCGCCGCAGGCGGCGAGCAACCGTCGTATAAGAATCCAGGTATCGCTCGGCGGCCGCGAGAAACTGCGCATGTCTGACATACCCTGCCGGGATTATTCCTTCCAGGGCAAACTGGTAAGAAAATGCCGGAGAGGAACGGCTGAAGAAACGAATGCGCTCGGCCTGCTGGGCGACCTCACGGTAATAGGAAGCGAGGATCTGTCCTGTAGTCACAGCGAACTTTTCCAGGACTTGCTCGTGATCAGCATAGATTTTGGCTTGGACGGCAGCGATGAGTTTCTCCCTCTGAGACTCCGTCAGTCCGGGATAGGTCACCGCCGCCCACAACACTTCCCCCGAAAGACTCAACCCGCTCCATTTCGCCCGCCTCGCCCCCTCCAGATTCTCTTGAAGCTCATGAAGCGACGGCACTCGACCCCAGGATTCGACAGCCAGGCGAACCCCGTTGGGAAAGACGATGACCATCCCGATCCAGAGAATGAGGGAAACCACCAAAGCCGTTGAAGCCCGATAAAAGACCGTCGAGGCCAACAAGCCCACCGTCCCCATGATGGTGATGAAGAGTCCCGAGAGCATGAGGGCGATGCCGATTCTGAGCCATTCGCGTGCCCCCAACTCGACTGGGCCCATCAGGAGGATCACCAGCAGACTGAGCCCAACAGTCAGCACTAACGGCACCCACAGGACAACCACATTGCCAACAAAACAGGCCAGGATGACCGTCCAACGACGACAGCTCCCGGCGAGCACGAGCGGTAACGTCCCCGATTGTTTTTCTCCGGCAACACTATCATAGGTCATCAAAACGGCGAGAAAACTGTAGACGTAGACGATCAGGAAAGCCCAGTCGAAAGGAATGGCCGTCTCAACCAGCGGCCGTTCAGTCGTGTCAGCGCTCTCCACATAGTGAAGGACTGCCGGTTCCATCTTAAGGAGAATCGGCGCGTCTTGCTCGCCGTCGCGGATAAAGAGCAGAGGGTTCGGAGGTTTCACCACATAGGTGCGATCGAGCGTCGTTTGCTGCTCGGCCTGAGAGCGCAGCCGCACATATTCCTTGTGACGGTGGCGATATTGGCACATCGAGAGGGCCGTCGCCGTGACCCCCATCACCAGGGAGACGGCCAACAGGAGAAAGAAGCGCAGGTCATAGAAGCGTTTTTGAATCTCCTTTATGACGAGGAGCATCAGCATCGGCGCTCTCCTCCCACGATCACAGAGTTGGGGAGTAAGTCATTATCGCTCTCAGCCCACCCACGCATCCGATGAGATTGAATACGAGGAGCGTCACGATGGCAGGCAGAGCGCGGTCCAGAGACTCTCCGAGCGATTCAGGCTCATAGTGCGGCGTCGGGAGGTTGGTCAGGTCAAGCGGAGTGTTTTCATAAACGTCCGGGATAGAGGCGAAGCTTCTCCTCTTGCCACCCCTTGAGTTGCCCGTTCTGCCACCTCGCCTGGCTGACAAAGCGAATGTGCGCTCCCGCGTCCGATTGAGCCAGAGCTTCGCAAGACATAACGTAACTCGTCGTAGGAACCAGCCACATCAGGCGTTCCATCGAGCGGGAGAGTCGCAGGTTTTGTTGCCACAGGGCGTCGGCGCGCTCGGGCGTCCACGGCTGAAAGATTCCTCCGGATGTCGTCACCCCATCAGTTAGGCTCGCTCGAACGAGCACAGGTAAAGACGACGGATAAAACAACCACCAGTCCCACCCAGATCACCAACAGCAGAGCTAGACTCGCCGCCGAACTTCGCGTCAAAGCCGAGACCCAGAACCCCAGAAAGATAAATCCCGATACGAAGAGGATGGTGAATCCCGCGATCAGAGCGAGTCGTGCGTAGTCAGCCCCGTCCATGGGGAGCGACGGGGGAAGCCGCAGGATGATGAGCCAAAGAAGGATCATCACGGCCAGCGGCAAGAGTAAAGTGACAAGCGTTCCCCCATATTCGCCGAAAAGGAGGCGAAATCGAGGCACACTGTAAGACCAGCAGAGTCGGAGCGTCCCCTGCTCGCGCTCGCCGCAGATAGCATCGTAGGTGAGAAATATCGCCAGCAGCGAAAAGAACAATAACACCAGGTGAGAAAAATCCAGGCTCAAGACTCCCGTGAGGAAGGGATTTGTCCGGACCAGCGTTTACGTCTTGAACGGGCGGGGATCGTCCGGAGCATCAACGCCAAAGAGCCCGCCCATCCGGGCCACGGTTCCGTAGCGTCCGCCCACACCCGTCACCAGCGTGGTCAGAGGAGAGAGCGGCCGAAACATCGTGAGAATCACCTGCCGGTAGACCCGCGCATTGTAAACCTCCCCCTGACGCTCCTCCTGCTCCTGTTCCAGGTCACGTCGTTCCTCGTGGTAGGACCGCTTGTGATTGATCACACTCAGGCCAAACAAAAGCAACACGACAACCACTGCGCCGAGAAAGCGAAACTCGAGCAGATTCAGCAACAACCTCTTTCCGGCAAAGAGCACCACGCTCTCGCACGCAAAGCACCACCGGATACAAGCCCTCCACCCGGCGATGCCCGTCCTTTGGCCCCTAGAAAATGGCGGCGAGGATGGCTGCAATCACCTGCCCAATCTTCACCATCGCGTTCACCTTGCTTTCTTTTGAGTTACAATCACAGTACTCGCCGCACTTACAACTACACCTATTTACCGACTGTCGCCTCAGAAGACTCCACAAGATCAAATGGCTCCATGGCCAGATACACCGCCGATACGATCTCTCGCTCGCGGGCGAGCCTCTCCACCTGAGCGGCCCAAAAAGTGTGACTGAAGATGAAATGATAGGGACCAGAACTCCTTCGCCCCACTTCGATGCCCCGCAGTTGATCAAAATAACGCGACACGTTCCACAACGAACAGCTCGCCGTGAAAAAGACGATAGTTCCTTCAGCCCGGTCAAGATCCCGGAGAGTGAGACTCTTGCCGCTTCGCACGTCCATAAGCCGATAGGGTGGAAGTCGCTGTCCCGGTTTCATGTCGGTCCCTCATTCCCATAAGGGAAGCCTCCCAGCAGATGCTTCTCCACTAACTGTCGCAGATCGCTTTTCGTCAATCAGATGAACATGTTCTATCTCCGACGGAGAGGACTTCAGCCAGTAGAAAAAGTCATATCGTCGAAAGAGCGTGATGAGCACAAGAATATTGGCGATTAAGACTGCGGTAATGAGGATGAAGAACCAACTCTCCTTCTTCTTTACGACCTCCAGTGACTTCAGTCGGAGAGTGCGTTCCGGGACAAGTTCCATACCCTCACCTCCGCTTGCGGCCCTATCTTATCCCAACCGAGATAGGTCTCAAGGCTGTATCTGTCAGCGGGTGTCATAAAATGTCACAAAATCTTGCATGGTAGACGGAACTTGTATCGGGCAAGCGGCTTCAGGCACGCCCTCCGGCAATGCGCCGCCCGGGGTGTGCTGCCAGGCTCATGCCGGGGTGACCAGCCTGCTTGCCTCCCTTTCACCAACCAAAATAGCGAAGACCGCCAGGCAGGAGCAACCACGATGCTTCATCTCCCGCGCGGTAAAGATGTACTGGAGCTTGCATCCGGGACGCAACAATCCCCGGTACTCCTCGCCGGCTTTGCCGGGTGACCCAATCTCCTCTTGTTGAACGTTCAAGTACCCCGCCACCGGAGCTGCCAGGGCACACTCCCCGGCCTTTCACCACCAGTGAAAACTGCCTCCGCCCGGTCAGACGATGACCGTGAAACCTTCAGCACGCCGTTTCTCTGCGCGCCCGGTCATACAGAATCAGCGACTCCTTACAGATGCGCCACTGGCCACAGGCACCGCATGCACCTTCTGCTGCTCGATCCATCGGTAGATGGTCCGAACCGTCACTCCCACAACCTCAGCCGCATGCTGAACCGTCATCATCGCCCTCTCCTGCTCACAAACCGGACAATAAAAGTGACCCACTCGCATCATAGGTCTTCCCCTCCGCAGGAAAAGACAAGCGAGCGTCGGCGATTGCAAAAGAGACTGTCGCCCACCAATGTGGAATCGCCATCTGAACCGAGAAAGCCAAAGTCCAAGGTTAGTGCAAGATACACTAACCTTGGTCAGAACCACCGACCCTGAGAGATGTAGATCGTCGAACTTCTTCAGAGCGATTCCAGGAAGGCGAGCAGGTCCGCGCGTTCGGCCGGTGTGAGCATCAAGAATCGCTCGGTAACCCGACGGGCCTCTCCTGCATGCCGCCGGATTGCTTCCTCAATGGTCGCGGCGCTCCCATCGTGGAGGAATGGACGACTCATCCGCAGTCCCCACAGAGGCGGCGTGCGAAACTCAGTTGGCCCGGCATCGCCCTGAGGAATCCCATCTCCCGTTCCCACGTCGTGCAACAGCAGATCGGAGTAGAGCGGCACCGTCTTGCGGCTGAGAGCGGCAATGGGATGGTCGCCGGTTTGAAACGCAGGCGTGTGACAGCGGGCACAGCCAATGGTGGTGAAGATCTGTTCTCCTCGACGGACGGCCTCAGTAATGGGGCCACGTGGCGGCGGGCCAAGAAGTTGCATGAAGTTGACGAAATTGTCAATGCCCCGGCGTCCCGTCATCGGATCGGGGACATCCTCGGGATCGGCAACAGAGTCACACTCGGCCAGTCGCGCCATATCTCCATTAGGAGGATTCTCCTCACGAGCCAAATCGTTAGTGATGCCCATCTCGTTGAGGTAGGCATCACCAGCGAAACCGAGCAAGCTCGCCTGCTGGGCCTTCCAGCCGAATCGCCCCAGACGCACGCGGTTGGTCGCCAGATCCAATACCCGCGCAGCCCGCCCGGAAATTCCATCGCCGTCGCGATCCTCCGGATCAGCCTGAGCGACAATTGCCTCCTCCGGGATGGCTTCGATCAAGCCGATGCCAAAAAGCGGCTGAACCTGACGAAAGGCCACGACGTTGGCCTCCGCCGGAATCCTCTCCTGACACCGATCGGGAGCAACCGAGAAGATCTGAATGAGCGATCCTCCGGGCACATCCCGAAATGTTCCGTCCACATCTCGGAACCCCACTCGCACCTCGTTAGTGATGCCCGAGCCTCCGGTCACCGGCACGGCATGGCACTCGGCACACCCTCGCGCATTGAACACTGGACCCAGGCCATCAGCCACTTCTTCGATCTCCTCGAAGTCCTCCTTCCCCTCGAGGAAAAGAGCCATCTGTTCTGCCGACAGACCAGGTAAGGGATCACCAAAACCGGCGCCGGACTCCTGACGGCTCGTTCCCTCACCGCTCGGAGCCCAGGCCCAACACGTGACAAAGAGCAGCGCCATTACCAGCTTTAAGTGTTTCATTTTGGTTCCCCTCCTTATGTGAGTTGCTGCTTAGCCCGGTTGGGGGCTCCTGTGGCACCCCGTACGCGGGGAAGCATGGATCCACGCTCCGTATTAATTTATTTTGCAAAAGCGAAATTTATTTGAGGGGGGAACAAAAAAATTTCGGTTTTTCCTCCGCTAAGTGAAAAAGGAACGGTCATAATGCCAATCCGCCACGCCGGAAGGGATGAGAGGGACTCCGCCACCGGCAGTCTCGATGGAAGTGACAACCGCCCCCTGCACAGGTCGTGCGCATCCTTAAAGCAAAAAGTCCACCAGATCGCTGCCCCTGGCGTGATTCCACACCAGTTCCACCGGAATCAGACGGGTAGGGACGAAAAAGCCGCAGGCGGGGAAGCCACCTAGCGCAGACTTTGCCGTCTGCGGGGCATGCGCAGGGGGAAAGCCCGCGCCACAAACCTGAAGAAGGGGTCACCCATCCTGCTTTTGACATTTCCTCGGCGGTCCTCTATAAGTCTGGCCCGGCTGGATAGATGATCTTTGGGAGCGGAGGTCAGTCATGCGCACGCACCATCAGACTGCATCGGGGAATCACGCTCATTCCCCTTCCGGGGTGACACGGCGGCAGGTTCTCGCCGGACTTGGAGCCGTTGGGACAATGACGGCGGCAGCAGGACTGCCCGGAGGGTCGCTTCTTCAGCCGGTAGGACCCAGGTTCGGGCAGGAGGCCGCAGGTCAGCCCCCGCTCTTTCGGCTGGAACGGGTGACGGAGAATGTCTACGCGGCCATTGCGCGACCGGCGATGCTCGTCAATTGCAACGCCGCGATAATCGTCGGGTCGGATCATCTCCTGGTGGTGGATTCTCACTCCAAACCGTCGGCGGCGCGCGCCTTGCTCGCTCAGGTTCGATCCGAGATCGGCGACCGACCGGTACGCTATATCATCAACACGCACTTTCACTGGGATCATGCTCAGGGCAATGCCGTCTATCCGAATACTTTCGGGATGAAGGCGGACATCGTCGCATCAACGGCCACGCGGGAATGGCTCGCCCGGGAAGGCACGTCGCGTTTGCGGCAGCAACTGGAGAGCCTCTCGCGGCAGGTCGAAACGTTGCGACGCCAGCTCGCTCAGGCGACCGATGAGGACCAGCGGCAGCAACTCGTGAACCAGATCGGCGAGATCGAAGCCTACATCAAAGAGATGACACCGCCGCAAATCACCCTGCCGACGATCACCTTCGACGACCGATTGGTCATCCATGACGGCACTCGAGAAATTCACCTCCTCTTTCTCGGACGCGGCCACACGGCCGGAGACATTGTCGTCTACGTACCGAGCGAGCGAGTGGTAGCCACCGGAGACCTCCTGCAGGGGATGTTGCCTTATCTCGGTGACGGTTACCCCGAAGAATGGCCGCAAACGCTGGCCGCGCTCGAGCGACTCGATTTCACGCGAGTCGTTCCCGGACACGGAGCGGTTGAGCACGATAAATCGGTCGTGGCGTTCATGCGGGCCTACATTGAGGAGCTGGTCGAGCTGGTCAAGCGGGGCATTGAACGCGGTGCTTCTCTTGAGGAACTGCGTCGGACGCTTCTGCCGGATCAGTTTCGCTCGCTCATGACCGGGGGACAGGGCGAACGCGTCCAGCGGGAGACGGTGGCCGTCTTTGGACCGACGCGGGCCCCCTCGCTCGCCGCCGGAGTGGCCCGGACGGTGACGGAAGTCTACACCTATTTCACCCGGCGGAAACCCGAGCGCTCGTCCCGGGGCGAATGAAGATGGCGGCACCGACGTGCGCTCAGGCCGACAGCACGCGCTCGCGCAGCGTCATCAATCGCCGGGCGGCGAGATCGAGCGTCTCGTCCGTCTTGCAAAAGCAAAACCGCACCTGGGTGCGACCTTTTTGGGGATCGTGATAGAAACTGCTGCCGGGGACCACGGCGACACCAATCTCCTGAACGAGATAGGTGGCGAAGGTGACATCATCGGGGAAACCGAACCGGCTGATGTCGGTCATGATGTAGTAGGCGCCGCGCGGGAGATAGGCGTGAAAGCCCGCCGCCACGAGCGCCCGATAGAGGCGATCCCGTCGCGCGGCGTAGTCTGATGCCAGCTTCTCGTAGTAGCTTCGCGGCAAGCGCAGGGCCACGGCGCCGGCTTCCTGCAACGGAGCGGCGCTGCCGACGGTGAGAAAATCATGCACCTTGCGGATGGCCGATGTGATGGCCGGAGGAGCCAGAACGTATCCCACGCGCCAGCCCGTCACGCTGTAGGTCTTCGACAGCCCGTTAATGGTGATCGTGCGCTCGCGCATGCCATCGAGCGTGGCCAGGGCAATGTGCTCAGCTCCATCGTAGAGAATGTGCTCGTAAATTTCATCGGTGATCGCCACCACATTCCACTTCTGACACAGATCGGCGATCAGTCTCAGCTCATCACGGGTGAAAACTTTCCCCGTCGGATTGTTCGGCGTATTGAGGATAATGGCTTTGGTTCGGTCTGTGAAGGCCGCGGCCAGTTCATCAGGATCGAACGTCCAATCGGGAGGAGTGAGCGACACGTAGCGCGGCCGGGCACCGCAGAGAATCGCATCCGGTCCGTAGTTTTCGTAGAACGGTTCGAAGATGATGACCTCGTCTCCCGGATTCACGACGGCCAGCATCGCGGCCATCATCGCTTCGGTGGAGCCACAGGTCACGGTGATCTCCGTCTCCGGATCCACCTCCAGACCGAGATACCACCGCGTTTTCTCGGCGATGGCATCGCGGAAGGATTTAGCTCCCCAGGTGATGGCATATTGATTGATGTCAGCGGCAATGGCTTCGATGGCCGCCCGTTTGATCTCCTCGGGAGCGGGGAAGTCGGGGAATCCCTGAGCGAGATTGACCGCCCCGTACTGCAGAGCCAGGCGGGTCATCTCTCGAATGACCGATTCGGTGAACTGATCAGCTTTGTCCGACGTCAGTTTCTTCATCGGCGCGATCATGGCTCTCCTCACACAGCAGCGATCTGAAACGCCGGCGCAGGTCGCACCGCGCCAACGACGCGCACTCCTTCGGAGAACGCAGCGGATCCGGTGCGATATCTCGATCGCGGTCGTCCGAGCGTCATTGGCCGTCCTGCTCCTCCTTCTCTTCTCTC contains:
- a CDS encoding MBL fold metallo-hydrolase, with protein sequence MRTHHQTASGNHAHSPSGVTRRQVLAGLGAVGTMTAAAGLPGGSLLQPVGPRFGQEAAGQPPLFRLERVTENVYAAIARPAMLVNCNAAIIVGSDHLLVVDSHSKPSAARALLAQVRSEIGDRPVRYIINTHFHWDHAQGNAVYPNTFGMKADIVASTATREWLAREGTSRLRQQLESLSRQVETLRRQLAQATDEDQRQQLVNQIGEIEAYIKEMTPPQITLPTITFDDRLVIHDGTREIHLLFLGRGHTAGDIVVYVPSERVVATGDLLQGMLPYLGDGYPEEWPQTLAALERLDFTRVVPGHGAVEHDKSVVAFMRAYIEELVELVKRGIERGASLEELRRTLLPDQFRSLMTGGQGERVQRETVAVFGPTRAPSLAAGVARTVTEVYTYFTRRKPERSSRGE
- a CDS encoding aminotransferase class I/II-fold pyridoxal phosphate-dependent enzyme; its protein translation is MKKLTSDKADQFTESVIREMTRLALQYGAVNLAQGFPDFPAPEEIKRAAIEAIAADINQYAITWGAKSFRDAIAEKTRWYLGLEVDPETEITVTCGSTEAMMAAMLAVVNPGDEVIIFEPFYENYGPDAILCGARPRYVSLTPPDWTFDPDELAAAFTDRTKAIILNTPNNPTGKVFTRDELRLIADLCQKWNVVAITDEIYEHILYDGAEHIALATLDGMRERTITINGLSKTYSVTGWRVGYVLAPPAITSAIRKVHDFLTVGSAAPLQEAGAVALRLPRSYYEKLASDYAARRDRLYRALVAAGFHAYLPRGAYYIMTDISRFGFPDDVTFATYLVQEIGVAVVPGSSFYHDPQKGRTQVRFCFCKTDETLDLAARRLMTLRERVLSA